From a single Kitasatospora azatica KCTC 9699 genomic region:
- a CDS encoding MFS transporter, with protein MISADVELPAALAEPRTRVGPGWTAALSLANLAVFLGFFTPIQILLPSQLERLDAVHKAGLLSWVTGIGAVVAMLVNPLAGAVSDRTTSRFGRRRPWILVGALVGAGGLLLTAGQHGLVGIAVGWAVAQAGLNVMLAGVTAPVADQVPVGQRAVVSGWTGISQSLGLVVGAVLVTVLVGGVLSGYAVTAAMTVVLALPFVLCFRDPLLPRELRAPLNFAVMVAGYWVSPRRYPDFGWAWLTRFLINLGNAIGTLYLLYYLTDAVHYHSPDTGVLILTAVYTLAALGTAIPSGVISDRTGRRRALVVASCAVMAAAALLLALIHTWPATVVAAAVLGAGYGVYLAVDQALITQVLPTAADRAKDLGVINIANSGPQVLAPALAAPIVADAGGYFGLYLTTALVTLLAGVLVHRIRGVA; from the coding sequence ATGATATCTGCGGACGTCGAACTCCCCGCCGCCCTCGCCGAACCCCGCACCCGGGTGGGCCCGGGCTGGACGGCGGCGCTCAGCCTGGCCAACCTCGCCGTCTTCCTGGGCTTCTTCACGCCGATCCAGATCCTGCTCCCGTCGCAGTTGGAGCGCCTGGACGCCGTGCACAAGGCTGGCCTGCTCTCCTGGGTGACCGGTATCGGTGCCGTGGTCGCCATGCTGGTCAACCCGTTGGCCGGTGCGGTCTCCGACCGTACGACCTCGCGCTTCGGACGTCGGCGTCCGTGGATCCTGGTCGGTGCGCTGGTCGGCGCTGGTGGACTGTTGCTCACGGCCGGCCAACATGGGCTGGTCGGTATCGCCGTCGGATGGGCGGTTGCCCAAGCAGGACTGAATGTCATGCTTGCCGGTGTCACTGCGCCGGTGGCCGACCAGGTGCCCGTAGGGCAGCGGGCCGTGGTGTCCGGCTGGACGGGGATCAGCCAGTCACTGGGGCTGGTGGTCGGCGCGGTGCTGGTGACGGTGCTGGTCGGCGGCGTCTTGAGCGGTTACGCGGTGACGGCGGCCATGACGGTGGTGCTGGCGCTGCCGTTCGTCCTGTGCTTCCGTGACCCGCTGCTGCCCCGTGAGCTGAGGGCTCCGCTCAACTTCGCTGTGATGGTGGCTGGTTACTGGGTGAGCCCGCGCCGCTATCCGGACTTCGGCTGGGCCTGGCTGACCCGGTTTCTGATCAATCTCGGGAATGCGATCGGCACGCTCTACCTGCTCTACTACCTCACCGACGCCGTGCACTACCACTCGCCCGACACCGGCGTGCTGATCCTCACCGCCGTCTACACCCTCGCCGCGCTGGGCACTGCGATCCCGTCCGGCGTGATCTCCGACCGCACCGGACGGCGTCGTGCGCTGGTAGTCGCCTCCTGCGCGGTGATGGCCGCCGCCGCACTGCTGCTGGCCCTGATCCACACCTGGCCCGCCACCGTCGTGGCCGCCGCCGTCCTCGGTGCCGGCTACGGCGTCTACCTCGCCGTCGACCAGGCACTGATCACCCAGGTGCTGCCCACCGCGGCCGACCGGGCCAAGGACCTGGGCGTGATCAACATCGCCAACTCCGGCCCCCAGGTACTCGCGCCCGCCCTCGCCGCCCCCATCGTCGCTGACGCCGGCGGCTACTTCGGCCTCTACCTGACCACGGCTCTGGTCACCTTGCTCGCCGGCGTCCTCGTCCACCGCATCCGCGGTGTTGCTTGA
- a CDS encoding tetratricopeptide repeat protein: MELHRPDAALRHGAQAEAYSPHTHTGAALYQAFVQLVSYHSTGRNDEAIAVGEQVLAARSRLLGPHHPQTHTAPGS, encoded by the coding sequence GTGGAACTTCATCGCCCGGACGCTGCTCTGCGGCACGGCGCCCAGGCCGAGGCATACTCCCCGCACACCCATACTGGCGCCGCCCTGTACCAGGCCTTCGTGCAGCTGGTGTCTTACCACAGCACGGGCCGCAACGACGAGGCCATCGCCGTCGGAGAGCAGGTTCTGGCTGCCCGCAGTCGGCTCCTGGGCCCCCACCACCCCCAGACCCACACCGCCCCGGGCTCCTGA
- a CDS encoding pyridoxal 5'-phosphate synthase: MADPTAPAQTVHHLFSYGTLQLPEVQLSQFGRLLQGTADALPGHRMTTIQITDPAVIEASGTDRHPLVVVSTDPDDAVEGQVFTISDDELAMADAYEVDDYARGEVTLRSGTRAWVYLERRNAEQTVGVREWLRSLEVFAGPLADFDPAAAPADPVELFLGWLREAVAVGVPDPHAMTLSTVGEDGGPDARVLILKNVDGDGWQFAVHAGSPKGRQLADRPRAALTFYWPLLGRQVRVRGAVEPAPAEQSAADLLARSSSARAEVLLGRQSEHLADTEERDRALRTALARIESEPALVSPEWRLCTLVPTAVEFWQADKGRLHDRLRYERPDRHSAWERHALWP, translated from the coding sequence ATGGCTGATCCGACCGCGCCCGCTCAGACCGTCCACCACCTCTTCTCCTACGGCACCCTGCAACTGCCCGAGGTGCAGCTCTCCCAGTTCGGCCGCTTGCTTCAGGGCACCGCCGACGCGCTGCCCGGCCACCGCATGACGACCATCCAGATCACCGATCCCGCCGTGATCGAGGCCAGCGGCACCGACCGGCACCCGCTGGTCGTCGTCTCCACGGACCCGGATGACGCCGTCGAGGGCCAGGTCTTCACGATCAGCGACGACGAACTGGCCATGGCCGACGCCTACGAGGTCGACGACTATGCCCGGGGCGAGGTCACCTTGCGGTCGGGAACCCGTGCGTGGGTCTATCTGGAGCGCAGGAACGCCGAGCAGACCGTGGGCGTGCGGGAGTGGCTGCGGAGCCTGGAGGTCTTCGCCGGCCCGCTGGCCGACTTCGATCCGGCCGCCGCTCCCGCCGATCCGGTCGAGTTGTTCCTGGGCTGGCTGCGGGAGGCGGTCGCGGTGGGTGTGCCTGATCCGCACGCCATGACCCTGTCGACGGTCGGTGAGGACGGCGGTCCGGACGCCCGGGTGCTGATCCTCAAGAACGTGGACGGCGACGGCTGGCAGTTCGCCGTGCACGCCGGCAGTCCCAAGGGCCGTCAGTTGGCCGACCGGCCTCGCGCGGCGCTTACCTTCTACTGGCCCCTGCTGGGGCGGCAGGTTCGGGTGCGGGGTGCCGTCGAGCCCGCGCCGGCCGAGCAGAGCGCCGCCGACCTGTTGGCCCGTTCGTCCTCCGCCCGTGCCGAGGTTCTGCTGGGCCGTCAGAGCGAGCACCTGGCCGACACCGAGGAGCGTGACCGGGCTCTGCGTACGGCACTGGCCCGGATCGAGTCGGAACCCGCTCTGGTCAGTCCGGAGTGGAGGCTCTGCACGCTCGTGCCGACGGCGGTCGAGTTCTGGCAGGCGGACAAGGGCCGCCTGCACGACCGGCTGCGCTACGAACGCCCCGACCGCCACAGCGCATGGGAGCGCCACGCGCTGTGGCCGTAG
- a CDS encoding class I SAM-dependent methyltransferase: MSERGADGSAGDADYGTIGGGYATYRQPDARIEQAITAALGGARTVVNVGAGAGSYESATLEVTAVEPSASMRAQRPAHLSAAVDAVAENLPFGDDAFDAAMTTFSVHQWSDFKAGLREMRRVARGPVVVLTCDPDLVRDFWLYEYAPEVLDTEARRYPVIADLTGTLGGHTTVTRVPIPVDCTDGFNEAYYARPEMLLDPGARQACSAWSFVDEHSRERFAADLRRDLASGAWDARFGALRQQPFYEGSLVVIRSVPA; this comes from the coding sequence GTGAGCGAACGCGGGGCGGACGGCAGCGCAGGGGATGCGGACTACGGCACGATAGGCGGCGGGTACGCCACCTACCGGCAGCCGGACGCAAGGATCGAGCAGGCGATCACCGCCGCCCTGGGTGGGGCGCGCACAGTGGTCAATGTCGGGGCCGGGGCGGGGTCATACGAGTCGGCGACGCTGGAGGTGACTGCGGTTGAGCCGTCGGCGTCGATGCGTGCCCAGCGCCCCGCACACCTGTCAGCCGCCGTCGATGCCGTGGCCGAGAACCTGCCGTTCGGCGACGACGCGTTCGACGCGGCCATGACCACCTTCAGTGTGCACCAGTGGAGCGACTTCAAGGCAGGGCTGCGCGAGATGCGCCGGGTGGCGCGCGGCCCCGTCGTCGTGCTGACCTGCGACCCTGATCTCGTTCGGGACTTCTGGCTGTACGAGTACGCGCCGGAGGTGTTGGACACGGAGGCGCGCCGTTACCCGGTGATCGCGGATCTGACCGGGACTCTCGGCGGACACACGACGGTGACCCGGGTGCCGATACCCGTCGACTGCACCGACGGCTTCAACGAGGCGTACTACGCGCGCCCCGAGATGCTGCTCGACCCCGGTGCTCGACAGGCGTGCTCGGCGTGGAGCTTCGTCGACGAGCACTCACGCGAACGATTTGCCGCGGATTTGCGGCGCGACCTGGCCAGCGGAGCATGGGACGCCCGGTTCGGCGCCCTGCGGCAACAGCCTTTTTACGAGGGCTCGTTGGTTGTGATCCGGTCCGTTCCGGCCTGA
- a CDS encoding 2Fe-2S iron-sulfur cluster-binding protein — MTDRQLGWRAVLASIAEVLTANGVEVELSCEQGICGACLTPVLAGEPDHRDEVQTDEERAANNQITICCSRARSPELVLGF, encoded by the coding sequence ATGACGGACCGTCAGCTCGGCTGGCGGGCCGTTCTTGCGTCCATCGCCGAGGTCCTCACCGCCAACGGCGTCGAAGTCGAGCTCTCCTGCGAACAGGGCATCTGCGGTGCCTGCCTCACCCCGGTCCTGGCCGGAGAACCCGACCACCGCGACGAGGTCCAGACGGACGAGGAGCGGGCCGCGAACAACCAGATCACCATCTGCTGCTCGCGCGCCCGCAGCCCCGAACTCGTGCTGGGGTTCTGA
- a CDS encoding NB-ARC domain-containing protein yields MAEETYNSVGGQAQVGAVVQARTINELHQHMHAAPAPEAPTPYQLPPAPSYFADRQAEQERILRAAGSHQGQGGPLVVAMTGIGGVGKTALGFHVARRLSEDFPDGVLYVDLDDLRRDGAVEVADALAELLGGLGVAPEWLQRSYAGRAKQYWTRTREQRLLVVIDNARYGTEAVPLLPASARSLVIVTSQGQLYDLDGVATVEVPMSPLAADEAVELLRHIVDDPRLAAEPAALADLAHGCGGLPAALQVAGQWIRKYRRRSLSRLVAELGAELREKGIPMVEAVWDAAHAGLGPEAALLYRLLPQLPGPAVTTSTAAVLLGAGLLPAEDALEELEAAGLLESRAEGYRMHDLLRGHAERRAHQADADADADADADSGGVERSAARRRLVRWYRRQAARADLLAAGPRMTFAVSEPPLPEVPDVEFSGKADALRWLESQRLALYGCVRLAFDSGWYEDTVALCEPLWTHFLDHQHYADVTDAFRAGVAAADALEELPAMVRMRCQLARPLWEQEQYEEAGAQLRHALHAAEALGDTEPERKLRASALEFHGLLKLAQGQWADAAADFEVSRQQHLAIGNAYGVLLQTYQLGKAALGAADYQRAAELLGEAHRMAREQQRERMTARTGFELARALRRGGRLAEAAPLARAALASARERGSTTDEVRVLAELARLADDAGQGVEAEEYRTAASALTERFGGLPASDQSS; encoded by the coding sequence GTGGCGGAGGAGACGTACAACAGCGTGGGCGGCCAGGCGCAGGTGGGGGCGGTCGTCCAGGCCCGGACCATCAACGAGCTGCACCAGCACATGCACGCGGCACCCGCGCCGGAAGCCCCGACGCCTTATCAACTCCCCCCGGCACCCTCCTATTTCGCCGATCGCCAGGCGGAGCAGGAGCGGATCCTGCGGGCCGCCGGAAGCCACCAGGGCCAGGGCGGACCGCTGGTGGTCGCCATGACCGGGATCGGCGGGGTCGGCAAGACCGCCCTGGGGTTCCACGTCGCGCGCCGGCTCAGCGAGGACTTCCCCGACGGTGTGCTGTACGTGGATCTCGACGACCTGCGCCGGGACGGCGCGGTGGAGGTCGCCGACGCCCTGGCGGAGTTGCTCGGCGGTCTCGGCGTCGCACCGGAGTGGCTGCAGCGTTCCTACGCCGGCCGGGCGAAGCAGTACTGGACCCGCACCCGCGAGCAGCGTCTGCTCGTGGTGATCGACAACGCCCGGTACGGCACCGAGGCCGTACCGCTGCTGCCCGCGTCCGCCCGGAGCCTGGTGATCGTGACCAGCCAAGGACAGCTCTACGACCTGGACGGCGTGGCGACGGTCGAGGTGCCGATGAGCCCGCTGGCCGCGGACGAAGCGGTCGAGCTGCTGCGGCACATCGTGGACGATCCCCGGCTGGCCGCGGAACCGGCGGCACTGGCGGACCTCGCTCACGGCTGCGGCGGTCTGCCCGCCGCGCTCCAGGTGGCCGGCCAGTGGATCCGCAAGTACCGTCGGCGCAGCCTGAGTCGACTGGTCGCCGAGCTCGGCGCGGAGCTGCGCGAGAAGGGCATCCCGATGGTGGAGGCGGTGTGGGACGCCGCGCACGCGGGGTTGGGACCGGAGGCCGCGCTGCTCTACCGGCTGTTGCCGCAGCTGCCAGGGCCGGCCGTCACCACCTCGACTGCCGCCGTGCTGCTGGGCGCTGGACTGCTGCCGGCCGAGGACGCGCTGGAGGAGCTGGAGGCGGCCGGTCTGCTCGAGAGCAGGGCCGAGGGCTACCGGATGCACGACCTGCTGCGCGGTCACGCCGAGCGCCGAGCACACCAGGCTGACGCCGACGCCGACGCCGACGCCGACGCCGACTCCGGCGGGGTGGAGCGGAGCGCGGCGCGGCGCCGGCTGGTCCGCTGGTACCGGCGCCAGGCCGCCCGGGCCGACCTGCTCGCGGCCGGCCCGCGCATGACGTTCGCGGTGTCCGAACCGCCGCTCCCGGAGGTTCCCGACGTCGAGTTCAGCGGCAAGGCGGATGCGCTGCGCTGGCTGGAGTCGCAGCGCCTGGCCCTGTACGGCTGCGTCCGACTGGCCTTCGACTCCGGGTGGTACGAGGACACGGTGGCGCTGTGCGAACCGCTCTGGACGCACTTCCTCGACCACCAGCACTACGCGGACGTCACGGACGCCTTCCGAGCCGGGGTGGCCGCCGCCGACGCCCTGGAGGAGCTGCCCGCCATGGTCCGGATGCGGTGCCAGCTGGCTCGGCCACTGTGGGAGCAGGAGCAGTACGAGGAGGCCGGGGCGCAGCTGCGGCACGCGCTGCATGCGGCCGAGGCCCTCGGCGACACCGAACCGGAACGCAAACTACGGGCCTCGGCACTGGAGTTCCACGGCCTGCTGAAGCTCGCCCAGGGCCAATGGGCCGATGCCGCCGCCGACTTCGAGGTCTCTCGACAGCAGCACCTGGCGATCGGCAACGCCTACGGCGTCCTGCTCCAGACCTACCAGCTCGGCAAGGCCGCCCTGGGCGCTGCCGACTACCAGCGGGCCGCCGAACTGCTCGGCGAGGCCCACCGGATGGCGCGCGAGCAGCAGCGGGAACGGATGACCGCGCGGACCGGCTTCGAACTGGCCCGCGCGCTGCGCCGGGGCGGGCGCCTCGCGGAGGCGGCACCGCTGGCCCGGGCCGCGCTGGCGAGCGCCCGGGAACGGGGCTCGACCACCGACGAGGTGCGCGTTCTGGCGGAGCTGGCCCGCCTGGCGGACGATGCCGGGCAGGGCGTCGAGGCCGAGGAGTACCGGACGGCGGCCAGCGCGCTGACCGAGCGCTTCGGCGGCCTGCCGGCGAGCGATCAGAGCTCGTAG
- a CDS encoding translation initiation factor 2, protein MPHGSPGESAELDQRTGLPQGASAKVESFGQRAAGSGQRAAGSGQRTVLLAVRSAGALHRLLDALPVFEGDTRITTRFTLVPGSEFDLDALAALERSGARCLSWEEACRRPHDLVLSASPKGALWALSGPRVLLPHGAGFNKAISGEGSPRIPSGLDPHYLLADGEPLAALHALAHGDQLARLTESCPPAAARATVVGDPTLDRLLRSLTARDSHRAALGTGERRLIVMTSTWGPESLLARRPELPLALLTALPVDAYQFGLVLHPNEFSRTGSFDLSRQLAPALRAGLLLARPHEEWAALLVAADAVITDHGSTALYAAAAGRPVIGAYDGGSELMAGSPMAGLLARAPRLTGPASLPEALEAARATDVRASADAAFALPGRSLPHLRRELYRLLGLRSRAVPVAPHPFPLPTTTPQQPTALAVRAQPAGRRIVIERFPCDTSSAVHHLAAAYPQAGPRQLQSAAVLWTRADPDARAPHASSWTAAGWTARILDEAPGCRTAAAILTSERCLLRHRRAGLLSLRIESCRADGRVRRVDPAAVVSAVHAWLGANPGWVPPASASLSCELGPLTVQVELAEADEEDLDYEL, encoded by the coding sequence ATGCCGCACGGGAGCCCTGGTGAGTCCGCTGAGCTGGACCAGCGCACCGGCCTCCCGCAGGGCGCCTCTGCTAAAGTAGAGAGTTTCGGGCAGCGGGCAGCGGGCAGCGGGCAGCGGGCAGCGGGCAGCGGGCAGCGGACCGTCCTGTTGGCCGTTCGGTCGGCTGGCGCGCTGCACCGGCTTCTCGACGCGCTGCCGGTCTTCGAGGGTGACACCCGCATCACCACCCGCTTCACCCTGGTGCCCGGTTCCGAGTTCGACCTGGACGCCCTCGCGGCCCTGGAGCGTTCCGGCGCCCGCTGCCTGAGTTGGGAGGAGGCCTGCCGGCGCCCCCACGACCTGGTGCTGAGCGCCAGCCCGAAGGGCGCGTTGTGGGCGCTGTCCGGCCCCCGGGTCCTGCTCCCCCACGGCGCGGGGTTCAACAAGGCGATCAGCGGCGAGGGTTCGCCCCGCATCCCGTCCGGCCTCGACCCGCACTACCTGCTCGCCGACGGCGAACCGCTGGCCGCCCTGCACGCGCTGGCACACGGTGACCAGCTCGCGCGGCTGACCGAGTCCTGCCCGCCCGCCGCGGCCCGGGCCACCGTCGTGGGCGATCCGACGCTGGACCGCCTGCTCCGCTCGCTCACCGCGCGGGACAGCCACCGCGCCGCCCTGGGCACCGGTGAGCGCCGACTGATCGTCATGACCTCCACCTGGGGGCCGGAGTCCCTGCTGGCCAGGCGCCCCGAGCTGCCGCTCGCCCTACTGACCGCCCTGCCCGTCGACGCCTACCAGTTCGGACTCGTGCTGCACCCCAACGAGTTCAGCCGGACCGGCTCCTTCGACCTCTCCCGGCAGCTCGCACCGGCGCTGCGCGCCGGACTCCTGCTGGCCCGGCCGCACGAGGAGTGGGCCGCGCTGCTGGTCGCGGCCGACGCCGTGATCACCGACCACGGCTCCACCGCGCTCTACGCCGCAGCCGCCGGTCGGCCGGTCATCGGCGCCTACGACGGTGGCAGCGAGCTCATGGCCGGCAGCCCGATGGCCGGGCTGCTGGCCCGGGCACCCCGGCTGACCGGGCCGGCGAGCCTACCGGAAGCACTCGAGGCGGCCCGAGCCACGGACGTCCGCGCATCGGCCGACGCGGCATTCGCCCTGCCGGGCCGCTCGCTGCCGCACCTGCGCCGCGAGTTGTACCGGCTGCTCGGGCTCCGGTCGCGAGCTGTTCCGGTGGCGCCGCACCCCTTCCCCCTGCCGACCACCACGCCCCAGCAGCCCACCGCGCTTGCCGTGCGGGCCCAGCCGGCCGGCCGACGGATCGTCATCGAGCGGTTCCCCTGCGACACGTCCAGCGCCGTCCATCATCTGGCCGCCGCCTATCCGCAGGCCGGCCCGCGCCAGCTCCAGAGCGCAGCGGTGCTGTGGACCCGGGCCGACCCCGACGCTCGCGCACCGCATGCGAGCAGTTGGACGGCCGCCGGCTGGACGGCTCGGATACTCGACGAGGCCCCGGGATGCCGGACGGCGGCGGCGATCCTCACTTCGGAGCGCTGCCTGCTCAGGCACCGCCGTGCCGGGCTGCTCAGCCTGCGGATCGAATCCTGCCGAGCGGATGGGCGGGTCCGGCGGGTGGACCCGGCCGCTGTCGTCTCGGCCGTCCATGCCTGGCTCGGCGCCAACCCCGGCTGGGTCCCGCCGGCCTCGGCCTCGCTCAGCTGCGAACTCGGCCCGCTGACCGTCCAGGTGGAACTGGCCGAGGCAGACGAAGAAGACCTCGACTACGAGCTCTGA